The proteins below come from a single Beutenbergia cavernae DSM 12333 genomic window:
- a CDS encoding glucose-6-phosphate dehydrogenase assembly protein OpcA, giving the protein MIIRLEETTTSKVAARLVALREEGGAVALGRVLTLIVVVNGGDLEEAVDAANDASREHPCRVIVIVAGAAGEADGLDAEIRVGGDAGASEVIVLRPHGAVRETLDTLVMPLLLPDAPIVTWWTHEVPVSPAESPLGVMAQRRITDVLQCPDPRAELTRLAAHHSPGDTDLAWARATLWRGLISAALDEPPFETVRSVTITGNSAHPSVTMLAAWLGLALRTAITVEHEADAVALTGVRLTRAGGDIAMVRPEGSSVLHITRPDGIKQKVSLPLRTLSDCLVEELRRLDPDEVYGTVLTKGLARLAKEEKR; this is encoded by the coding sequence GTGATCATCCGGCTCGAGGAGACGACGACGTCGAAGGTCGCCGCCCGGCTCGTCGCGTTGCGGGAGGAGGGTGGTGCCGTCGCGCTCGGGCGCGTGCTCACGCTCATCGTCGTCGTCAACGGCGGGGACCTCGAGGAAGCCGTCGACGCGGCGAACGACGCCAGCCGCGAGCACCCCTGCCGCGTGATCGTCATCGTGGCGGGCGCGGCCGGCGAGGCGGACGGCCTCGACGCGGAGATCCGCGTCGGCGGCGACGCCGGTGCGAGCGAGGTCATCGTGCTGCGGCCGCACGGCGCCGTCCGCGAGACTCTCGACACGCTCGTCATGCCGCTCCTGCTCCCGGACGCGCCGATCGTCACGTGGTGGACGCACGAGGTGCCCGTCTCCCCCGCCGAGTCCCCGCTCGGCGTGATGGCGCAGCGGCGTATCACCGACGTGCTGCAGTGCCCCGACCCCAGGGCGGAGCTGACGAGGCTGGCGGCGCACCACAGCCCCGGCGACACCGACCTCGCCTGGGCCCGCGCGACGCTCTGGCGGGGTCTCATCTCCGCGGCGCTCGACGAGCCGCCGTTCGAGACCGTGCGCTCCGTGACGATCACGGGGAACAGTGCGCATCCCTCGGTCACGATGCTCGCGGCCTGGCTCGGGCTCGCCCTGCGCACGGCCATCACCGTGGAGCACGAGGCGGACGCGGTCGCGCTCACCGGCGTCCGTCTGACGCGCGCCGGTGGCGACATCGCGATGGTGCGACCCGAGGGCTCGTCCGTCCTGCACATCACCCGCCCCGACGGGATCAAGCAGAAGGTCTCGTTGCCGCTGCGCACGCTGTCGGACTGCCTCGTCGAGGAGCTCCGGCGGCTCGACCCGGACGAGGTGTACGGGACGGTGCTGACGAAGGGACTGGCGCGCCTCGCGAAGGAGGAGAAGCGATGA
- the pgl gene encoding 6-phosphogluconolactonase translates to MSARAVVVHPDAETLAEAVAARLALAIADAQAVASPVHVVLTGGTAGTASLAALGRSPLLGLVDRTSLHVWWGDERFLPAGDPDRNETQARAALLDVLDLPAGNVHAVPGPDVVGSPEDAAAAYAAELAAHAPDGATVPGFAVLLLGVGPDAHVASLFPGQPALDVTGVAAVGVQGAPKPPPERVSLTFEAIAAAHQVWFVVAGADKADAVRAGLGGVDVHEAPVSGAHGHDVTLWLLDVAAAGSEEDDG, encoded by the coding sequence ATGAGCGCACGGGCCGTCGTCGTCCATCCCGACGCCGAGACGCTCGCCGAGGCGGTGGCCGCCCGGCTCGCGCTCGCGATCGCCGACGCCCAGGCGGTGGCGAGCCCGGTGCACGTGGTCCTCACCGGCGGCACCGCGGGCACCGCGTCGCTCGCCGCGCTCGGCCGCAGCCCGCTCCTCGGGCTGGTCGACCGGACGAGCCTGCACGTGTGGTGGGGCGACGAGCGTTTCCTCCCCGCCGGCGACCCGGACCGCAACGAGACGCAGGCGCGTGCCGCCCTGCTCGACGTGCTCGACCTGCCCGCCGGGAACGTGCATGCGGTGCCGGGACCCGACGTCGTCGGCTCGCCGGAGGATGCGGCGGCCGCGTACGCCGCCGAGCTCGCCGCGCACGCTCCCGACGGCGCTACGGTTCCGGGCTTCGCCGTCCTGCTGCTCGGCGTCGGCCCGGACGCGCACGTGGCATCGCTCTTCCCCGGGCAGCCGGCCCTCGACGTGACCGGGGTGGCCGCCGTCGGCGTCCAGGGTGCGCCGAAGCCGCCACCGGAACGGGTCTCCCTCACGTTCGAGGCGATCGCGGCGGCGCACCAGGTGTGGTTCGTCGTCGCCGGGGCGGACAAGGCCGACGCCGTCCGGGCGGGCCTCGGCGGCGTCGACGTCCACGAGGCGCCGGTGAGCGGGGCGCACGGGCACGACGTCACGCTGTGGCTGCTGGACGTGGCCGCGGCCGGATCCGAGGAGGACGACGGATGA